Proteins encoded within one genomic window of Anastrepha ludens isolate Willacy chromosome 4, idAnaLude1.1, whole genome shotgun sequence:
- the LOC128861765 gene encoding uncharacterized protein LOC128861765: MDECKGASTPFASGTVLDKCLDPDCLGYETKNYQSLVGGLTYLATVSRPDIAYTVSKLAQFHGHPHREHMLAAKRVLRYLKSKPQGTLTFLPNSHSLICFTDADWASDSTDRKSYSGFALFLGENLIAWESKKQKVVSLSTMEAEYIAMCSGAKEVTFHRSLLQEMGFNEYTKKPTTIMCDNQSAQFLVKNPIVHQRSKHIDIRYHYLRDKYHGNELNIEYVPSEENVADILTKNLPKDRHEYLTGAMKLKF; encoded by the coding sequence atgGATGAATGCAAAGGAGCGTCAACGCCATTCGCTAGCGGCACCGTTCTGGATAAATGCTTAGATCCAGACTGTTTGGGCTATGAAACTAAAAACTATCAATCGCTTGTTGGTGGTTTGACATACTTGGCTACCGTTTCGAGACCAGACATCGCTTACACCGTATCCAAACTAGCTCAATTCCATGGACATCCACATAGAGAGCATATGTTGGCAGCAAAAAGAGTACTTAGATACCTGAAATCTAAGCCTCAGGGTACGTTAACTTTTCTACCTAACAGCCATAGTCTTATTTGCTTTACAGATGCTGATTGGGCTTCTGATAGTACGGATAGAAAATCGTACAGTGGATTCGCTTTGTTCCTAGGCGAAAACCTGATTGCGTGGGAATCCAAGAAACAAAAGGTGGTTTCACTTAGTACTATGGAGGCGGAGTACATCGCGATGTGTTCCGGagcaaaagaagttacatttcataGAAGTCTGCTGCAGGAGATGGGTTTTAATGAATACACTAAGAAGCCAACAACAATCATGTGCGACAACCAGAGTGCGCAATTCTTAGTAAAAAATCCAATTGTGCATCAGCGAAGCAAGCACATCGACATTCGCTACCATTACCTTCGAGACAAATATCAtggaaatgaattaaatattgaatatgtCCCGTCAGAAGAGAATGTAGCGGATATACTTACGAAGAATCTTCCCAAAGACCGGCACGAATACCTAACTGGCGCTATGaagctgaaattttga